A stretch of Streptomyces vietnamensis DNA encodes these proteins:
- the rpoB gene encoding DNA-directed RNA polymerase subunit beta: MAASRNASTNTNNGASTAPLRISFAKIKEPLEVPNLLALQTESFDWLLGNAAWKARVEAALESGQDVPTKSGLEEIFEEISPIEDFSGSMSLTFRDHRFEPPKNSIDECKDRDFTYGAPLFVTAEFTNNETGEIKSQTVFMGDFPLMTNKGTFVINGTERVVVSQLVRSPGVYFDSSIDKTSDKDIFSAKIIPSRGAWLEMEIDKRDLVGVRIDRKRKQSVTVLLKALGWTTEQILQEFGEYESMRATLEKDHTQGQDDALLDIYRKLRPGEPPTREAAQTLLENLYFNPKRYDLAKVGRYKVNKKLGADEPLDAGVLTTDDIIATIKYLVKLHAGETETIGENGNEIVVETDDIDHFGNRRLRNVGELIQNQVRTGLARMERVVRERMTTQDVEAITPQTLINIRPVVASIKEFFGTSQLSQFMDQNNPLSGLTHKRRLSALGPGGLSRERAGFEVRDVHPSHYGRMCPIETPEGPNIGLIGSLASYGRVNAFGFIETPYRKVVDGQVTDEVDYVTADEEDRFVIAQANAALDDELRFSENRVLVRKRGGEVDYVEPSDVDYMDVSPRQMVSVATAMIPFLEHDDANRALMGANMMRQAVPLIKSEAPLVGTGMEYRCATDAGDVLKAEKDGVVQELSADYITVANDDGTYITYRLHKFSRSNQGTSVNQKVVVDEGQRVIEGQVLADGPATEDGEMALGKNLLVAFMPWEGHNYEDAIILSQRLVQDDVLSSIHIEEHEVDARDTKLGPEEITRDIPNVSEEVLADLDERGIIRIGAEVVAGDILVGKVTPKGETELTPEERLLRAIFGEKAREVRDTSLKVPHGEIGKIIGVRVFDREEGDELPPGVNQLVRVYVAQKRKITDGDKLAGRHGNKGVISKILPIEDMPFLEDGTPVDIILNPLGVPSRMNPGQVLEIHLGWLASRGWDVSGLADEWAQRLQAIGADQVAPGTNVATPVFDGAREDELAGLLQHTIPNRDGERMVLPTGKARLFDGRSGEPFPDPISVGYMYILKLHHLVDDKLHARSTGPYSMITQQPLGGKAQFGGQRFGEMEVWALEAYGAAYALQELLTIKSDDVTGRVKVYEAIVKGENIPEPGIPESFKVLIKEMQSLCLNVEVLSSDGMSIEMRDTDEDVFRAAEELGIDLSRREPSSVEEV; this comes from the coding sequence TTGGCCGCCTCGCGCAACGCCTCGACCAATACGAACAACGGCGCAAGCACCGCCCCGCTGCGCATCTCCTTTGCAAAGATCAAGGAGCCCCTCGAGGTTCCGAACCTCCTCGCGCTGCAGACCGAGAGCTTTGACTGGCTGCTCGGCAACGCCGCCTGGAAGGCTCGCGTCGAGGCTGCCCTTGAGTCGGGACAGGACGTCCCCACGAAGTCCGGTCTGGAGGAGATCTTCGAGGAGATCTCCCCGATCGAGGACTTCTCCGGGTCGATGTCGCTGACCTTCCGCGACCACCGCTTCGAGCCGCCGAAGAACTCGATCGACGAGTGCAAGGACCGTGACTTCACGTACGGCGCCCCGCTCTTCGTCACCGCCGAGTTCACCAACAACGAGACCGGCGAGATCAAGTCCCAGACGGTCTTCATGGGCGACTTCCCGCTCATGACGAACAAGGGCACCTTCGTCATCAACGGCACCGAGCGTGTCGTGGTGTCGCAGCTGGTCCGTTCCCCCGGTGTCTACTTCGACTCCTCCATCGACAAGACGTCCGACAAGGACATCTTCTCCGCCAAGATCATCCCGTCCCGGGGTGCCTGGCTGGAGATGGAGATCGACAAGCGCGACCTGGTCGGTGTCCGCATCGACCGCAAGCGCAAGCAGTCCGTCACCGTCCTCCTGAAGGCCCTCGGCTGGACCACCGAGCAGATCCTGCAGGAGTTCGGCGAGTACGAGTCGATGCGCGCCACCCTGGAGAAGGACCACACCCAGGGCCAGGACGACGCGCTTCTGGACATCTACCGCAAGCTCCGTCCGGGCGAGCCGCCGACCCGTGAGGCCGCTCAGACGCTGCTCGAGAACCTCTACTTCAACCCGAAGCGCTACGACCTCGCGAAGGTCGGCCGCTACAAGGTGAACAAGAAGCTCGGCGCCGACGAGCCGCTGGACGCCGGTGTCCTCACCACCGACGACATCATCGCCACGATCAAGTACCTGGTGAAGCTCCACGCGGGCGAGACCGAGACGATCGGCGAGAACGGCAACGAGATCGTCGTCGAGACCGACGACATCGACCACTTCGGCAACCGTCGTCTGCGCAACGTCGGCGAGCTCATCCAGAACCAGGTCCGCACGGGTCTGGCTCGTATGGAGCGCGTCGTCCGCGAGCGGATGACCACCCAGGACGTCGAGGCGATCACCCCGCAGACCCTGATCAACATTCGCCCGGTCGTGGCGTCGATCAAGGAGTTCTTCGGCACCTCGCAGCTGTCGCAGTTCATGGACCAGAACAACCCGCTGTCGGGTCTGACGCACAAGCGTCGTCTCTCGGCGCTGGGTCCCGGTGGTCTCTCCCGTGAGCGGGCCGGCTTCGAGGTCCGAGACGTGCACCCGTCCCACTACGGACGCATGTGCCCGATCGAGACCCCCGAAGGCCCGAACATCGGTCTGATCGGTTCGCTCGCCTCGTACGGCCGCGTCAACGCGTTCGGCTTCATCGAGACGCCGTACCGCAAGGTCGTCGACGGCCAGGTCACCGACGAGGTCGACTACGTCACCGCCGACGAGGAGGACCGGTTCGTCATCGCGCAGGCCAACGCCGCGCTCGACGACGAGCTCCGCTTCTCCGAGAACCGCGTCCTGGTCCGCAAGCGTGGCGGCGAGGTCGACTACGTCGAGCCGTCGGACGTGGACTACATGGACGTCTCGCCGCGCCAGATGGTGTCGGTCGCGACCGCCATGATCCCGTTCCTCGAGCACGACGACGCCAACCGTGCCCTCATGGGCGCGAACATGATGCGTCAGGCCGTCCCGCTCATTAAGTCGGAGGCCCCGCTCGTCGGCACCGGCATGGAGTACCGCTGCGCCACCGACGCCGGCGACGTGCTCAAGGCCGAGAAGGACGGTGTCGTCCAGGAGCTGTCGGCCGACTACATCACGGTCGCCAACGACGACGGCACGTACATCACGTACCGCCTGCACAAGTTCTCCCGCTCCAACCAGGGCACCTCTGTGAACCAGAAGGTCGTCGTGGACGAGGGGCAGCGCGTCATCGAGGGCCAGGTCCTCGCCGACGGTCCCGCCACCGAAGACGGCGAGATGGCGCTCGGCAAGAACCTCCTCGTGGCGTTCATGCCGTGGGAGGGCCACAACTACGAGGACGCGATCATCCTGTCGCAGCGCCTCGTGCAGGACGACGTCCTCTCCTCGATCCACATCGAGGAGCACGAGGTCGACGCCCGTGACACCAAGCTCGGCCCCGAGGAGATCACCCGGGACATCCCGAATGTCTCCGAGGAGGTCCTCGCGGACCTCGACGAGCGCGGCATCATCCGCATCGGTGCCGAGGTCGTCGCCGGCGACATCCTGGTCGGCAAGGTCACCCCGAAGGGTGAGACCGAGCTGACCCCGGAGGAGCGCCTGCTCCGCGCGATCTTCGGTGAGAAGGCCCGTGAGGTCCGTGACACCTCGCTGAAGGTGCCGCACGGCGAGATCGGCAAGATCATCGGCGTCCGCGTCTTCGACCGCGAGGAGGGCGACGAGCTTCCCCCGGGCGTGAACCAGCTGGTCCGCGTCTACGTCGCCCAGAAGCGCAAGATCACCGACGGTGACAAGCTCGCCGGCCGTCACGGCAACAAGGGTGTCATCTCGAAGATCCTTCCCATCGAGGACATGCCGTTCCTCGAGGACGGAACTCCGGTCGACATCATCCTCAACCCGCTGGGTGTCCCGTCCCGAATGAACCCGGGACAGGTCCTGGAGATCCACCTCGGCTGGCTCGCCAGCCGCGGCTGGGACGTCTCCGGTCTCGCGGACGAGTGGGCGCAGCGCCTCCAGGCGATCGGCGCCGACCAGGTCGCCCCCGGCACCAACGTCGCGACCCCGGTCTTCGACGGTGCGCGTGAGGACGAGCTCGCGGGTCTGCTCCAGCACACCATCCCGAACCGCGACGGCGAGCGCATGGTGCTCCCGACCGGTAAGGCGAGGCTGTTCGACGGCCGCTCCGGCGAGCCGTTCCCGGACCCGATCTCCGTCGGGTACATGTACATCCTCAAGCTCCACCACCTGGTCGACGACAAGCTGCACGCGCGTTCGACCGGCCCGTACTCGATGATCACCCAGCAGCCGCTGGGTGGTAAGGCCCAGTTCGGTGGCCAGCGCTTCGGTGAGATGGAGGTGTGGGCGCTGGAGGCTTACGGCGCCGCGTACGCCCTCCAGGAGCTGCTGACGATCAAGTCCGACGACGTGACCGGCCGCGTGAAGGTCTACGAGGCCATCGTCAAGGGCGAGAACATCCCTGAGCCCGGCATCCCCGAGTCCTTCAAGGTCCTCATCAAGGAGATGCAGTCCCTGTGCCTCAACGTGGAGGTGCTGTCCTCGGACGGCATGTCCATCGAGATGCGCGACACCGACGAGGACGTCTTCCGCGCAGCGGAGGAGCTCGGCATCGACCTGTCCCGGCGCGAGCCGAGCAGCGTCGAAGAGGTCTGA
- a CDS encoding DNA-directed RNA polymerase subunit beta', whose protein sequence is MLDVNFFDELRIGLATADDIRQWSHGEVKKPETINYRTLKPEKDGLFCEKIFGPTRDWECYCGKYKRVRFKGIICERCGVEVTRAKVRRERMGHIELAAPVTHIWYFKGVPSRLGYLLDLAPKDLEKVIYFAAYMITYVDDERRTRDLPSLEAHVSVERQQIENRRDSDLEARAKKLENDLAELEAEGAKADVRRKVREGAEREMKQLRDRAQREIDRLDEVWSRFKNLKVQDLEGDELLYRELRDRFGTYFDGSMGAAALQKRLESFDLEEEAERLREIIRTGKGQKKTRALKRLKVVSAFLQTANSPKGMVLDCVPVIPPDLRPMVQLDGGRFATSDLNDLYRRVINRNNRLKRLLDLGAPEIIVNNEKRMLQEAVDALFDNGRRGRPVTGPGNRPLKSLSDMLKGKQGRFRQNLLGKRVDYSARSVIVVGPQLKLHQCGLPKAMALELFKPFVMKRLVDLNHAQNIKSAKRMVERGRTVVYDVLEEVIAEHPVLLNRAPTLHRLGIQAFEPQLVEGKAIQIHPLVCTAFNADFDGDQMAVHLPLSAEAQAEARILMLSSNNILKPADGRPVTMPTQDMVLGLFFLTTDGELRDTKGEGRAFGSTAEAIMAFDAGELALQSQIEIRFPVGTVAPRGWVPPVAEEGEPEWQQGDSFRLKTSLGRALFNELLPEDYPFVDYSVGKKQLSEIVNDLAERYPKVIVAATLDNLKAAGFYWATRSGVTVAISDVVVPEAKKEIVKGYEAQDEKVQKQYERGLITKEERTQELIAIWTKATNEVAEAMNANFPKTNPIFMMVDSGARGNMMQMRQIAGMRGLVSNAKNETIPRPIKASFREGLSVLEYFISTHGARKGLADTALRTADSGYLTRRLVDVSQDVIIREEDCGTERGLKLRIAAKDEAGVLRKTDDVETSVYARMLAEDVVVDGKVIAPANVDLGDVLIDALVNAGVEEVKTRSVLTCESAVGTCAFCYGRSLATGKLVDIGEAVGIIAAQSIGEPGTQLTMRTFHTGGVAGDDITQGLPRVVELFEARQPKGVAPISEAAGRVRIEETEKTKKIVVTPDDGTDETAFPISKRARLLVGEGDHVEVGQKLTVGATNPHDVLRILGQRAVQVHLVGEVQKVYNSQGVSIHDKHIEIIIRQMLRRVTIIESGDAELLPGELVERSKFETENRRVVTEGGHPASGRPQLMGITKASLATESWLSAASFQETTRVLTDAAINAKSDSLIGLKENVIIGKLIPAGTGLSRYRNIRVEPTEEAKAAMYSAVGYDDIDYSPFGSGSGQAVPLEDYDYGPYNQ, encoded by the coding sequence GTGCTCGACGTCAACTTCTTCGACGAGCTCCGGATCGGTCTGGCCACCGCTGACGACATCCGTCAGTGGAGCCACGGCGAGGTCAAGAAGCCGGAGACCATCAACTACCGCACCCTGAAGCCCGAGAAGGACGGACTCTTCTGCGAGAAGATCTTCGGTCCGACCCGGGACTGGGAGTGCTACTGCGGCAAGTACAAGCGCGTCCGCTTCAAGGGCATCATCTGTGAGCGGTGTGGCGTCGAGGTCACCCGCGCCAAGGTGCGCCGTGAGCGGATGGGCCACATCGAGCTGGCCGCGCCCGTCACGCACATCTGGTACTTCAAGGGCGTCCCGTCGCGCCTCGGCTACCTGCTCGACCTCGCCCCGAAGGACCTGGAGAAGGTCATCTACTTCGCGGCGTACATGATCACGTACGTCGACGACGAGCGCCGTACGCGTGACCTGCCCTCCCTGGAGGCGCACGTCTCCGTCGAGCGTCAGCAGATCGAGAACCGTCGCGACTCCGACCTGGAGGCCCGCGCCAAGAAGCTCGAGAACGACCTCGCCGAGCTGGAGGCCGAGGGCGCCAAGGCCGACGTGCGCCGCAAGGTGCGCGAGGGTGCCGAGCGCGAGATGAAGCAGCTGCGCGACCGTGCGCAGCGCGAGATCGACCGTCTGGACGAGGTCTGGTCCCGCTTCAAGAACCTCAAGGTCCAGGACCTGGAGGGCGACGAGCTCCTCTACCGCGAGCTGCGTGACCGCTTCGGCACGTACTTCGACGGTTCGATGGGTGCCGCGGCGCTGCAGAAGCGTCTCGAGTCCTTCGACCTGGAGGAGGAGGCCGAGCGCCTCCGCGAGATCATCCGTACCGGCAAGGGCCAGAAGAAGACCCGTGCGCTCAAGCGCCTCAAGGTCGTCTCCGCGTTCCTGCAGACCGCGAACAGCCCCAAGGGCATGGTTCTCGACTGCGTCCCGGTCATCCCGCCGGACCTGCGTCCGATGGTGCAGCTGGACGGTGGCCGCTTCGCGACCTCCGACCTGAACGACCTGTACCGCCGTGTCATCAACCGCAACAACCGCCTGAAGCGGCTTCTCGACCTCGGTGCCCCCGAGATCATCGTGAACAACGAGAAGCGCATGCTCCAGGAGGCGGTCGACGCCCTCTTCGACAACGGCCGTCGTGGTCGCCCGGTGACGGGCCCCGGCAACCGTCCGCTGAAGTCCCTCAGCGACATGCTGAAGGGCAAGCAGGGTCGATTCCGTCAGAACCTGCTCGGCAAGCGTGTCGACTACTCGGCGCGTTCCGTCATCGTCGTCGGCCCGCAGCTCAAGCTGCACCAGTGCGGTCTGCCGAAGGCCATGGCGCTCGAGCTCTTCAAGCCGTTCGTGATGAAGCGCCTGGTCGACCTGAACCACGCGCAGAACATCAAGTCGGCCAAGCGGATGGTCGAGCGCGGCCGCACGGTCGTGTACGACGTCCTCGAAGAGGTCATCGCCGAGCACCCGGTTCTGCTGAACCGTGCGCCCACGCTGCACCGCCTCGGCATCCAGGCCTTCGAGCCGCAGCTGGTCGAGGGCAAGGCCATCCAGATCCACCCGCTCGTCTGCACCGCGTTCAACGCGGACTTCGACGGTGACCAGATGGCCGTCCACCTGCCGCTCTCCGCGGAGGCGCAGGCCGAGGCCCGCATCCTGATGCTGTCCTCGAACAACATCCTCAAGCCCGCCGACGGCCGTCCGGTGACGATGCCGACCCAGGACATGGTCCTCGGTCTGTTCTTCCTCACCACCGACGGCGAGCTCCGTGACACCAAGGGCGAGGGCCGCGCGTTCGGCTCCACGGCCGAGGCGATCATGGCGTTCGACGCCGGCGAGCTCGCGCTGCAGTCGCAGATCGAGATCCGCTTCCCGGTCGGCACCGTCGCTCCCCGTGGCTGGGTTCCCCCGGTCGCCGAGGAGGGCGAGCCGGAGTGGCAGCAGGGTGACTCGTTCCGTCTGAAGACCTCGCTGGGCCGCGCGCTCTTCAACGAGCTGCTGCCCGAGGACTACCCGTTCGTCGACTACTCCGTCGGCAAGAAGCAGCTCTCCGAGATCGTCAACGACCTCGCCGAGCGCTACCCCAAGGTCATCGTGGCGGCGACGCTCGACAACCTGAAGGCGGCGGGCTTCTACTGGGCGACCCGTTCCGGCGTCACCGTGGCCATCTCCGACGTCGTCGTTCCCGAGGCGAAGAAGGAGATCGTCAAGGGCTACGAGGCGCAGGACGAGAAGGTCCAGAAGCAGTACGAGCGCGGTCTGATCACCAAGGAAGAGCGCACGCAGGAGCTCATCGCGATCTGGACCAAGGCGACCAACGAGGTCGCCGAGGCGATGAACGCGAACTTCCCCAAGACGAACCCCATCTTCATGATGGTTGACTCGGGTGCCCGAGGAAACATGATGCAGATGCGGCAGATCGCCGGTATGCGTGGTCTGGTGTCGAACGCGAAGAACGAGACCATCCCGCGTCCGATCAAGGCCTCGTTCCGTGAGGGCCTCTCCGTCCTCGAGTACTTCATCTCGACGCACGGTGCCCGTAAGGGTCTCGCCGACACCGCCCTGCGTACCGCCGACTCGGGTTACCTGACCCGTCGTCTGGTGGACGTCTCGCAGGACGTCATCATCCGCGAGGAGGACTGTGGCACCGAGCGCGGTCTGAAGCTGCGGATCGCGGCCAAGGACGAGGCCGGTGTCCTGCGGAAGACGGACGACGTCGAGACCTCCGTGTACGCGCGGATGCTCGCCGAGGACGTCGTCGTCGACGGCAAGGTCATCGCGCCGGCCAACGTCGACCTGGGTGACGTGCTCATCGACGCCCTGGTCAACGCGGGCGTCGAGGAGGTCAAGACCCGTTCGGTCCTGACCTGTGAGTCCGCCGTCGGTACCTGTGCGTTCTGCTACGGCCGTTCGCTCGCCACCGGCAAGCTGGTCGACATCGGTGAGGCGGTCGGCATCATCGCCGCCCAGTCCATCGGTGAGCCCGGTACCCAGCTGACGATGCGTACCTTCCACACCGGTGGTGTGGCCGGTGACGACATCACCCAGGGTCTGCCCCGTGTCGTCGAGCTCTTCGAGGCTCGGCAGCCGAAGGGTGTCGCCCCGATCTCCGAGGCGGCCGGTCGCGTCCGCATCGAGGAGACCGAGAAGACCAAGAAGATCGTCGTCACTCCGGACGACGGCACCGACGAGACGGCGTTCCCGATCTCGAAGCGTGCCCGTCTGCTCGTGGGCGAGGGCGACCACGTCGAGGTGGGCCAGAAGCTCACCGTGGGTGCCACCAACCCGCACGACGTGCTCCGGATCCTCGGTCAGCGCGCGGTCCAGGTCCACCTGGTCGGCGAAGTCCAGAAGGTCTACAACTCGCAGGGCGTGTCGATCCACGACAAGCACATCGAGATCATCATCCGGCAGATGCTGCGCCGCGTGACGATCATCGAGTCCGGCGACGCGGAGCTCCTGCCGGGCGAGCTGGTCGAGCGTTCGAAGTTCGAGACCGAGAACCGTCGTGTGGTCACCGAGGGCGGTCACCCCGCCTCCGGCCGTCCGCAGCTGATGGGTATCACCAAGGCCTCGCTGGCGACGGAGTCCTGGCTGTCGGCCGCCTCCTTCCAGGAGACGACCCGAGTCCTGACGGATGCGGCGATCAACGCCAAGTCCGACAGCCTCATCGGCCTCAAGGAGAACGTCATCATCGGTAAGCTCATCCCGGCCGGTACGGGTCTGTCCCGCTACCGCAACATCCGGGTCGAGCCGACCGAGGAGGCCAAGGCCGCGATGTACTCGGCCGTCGGCTACGACGACATCGACTACTCGCCGTTCGGCTCGGGCTCCGGCCAGGCCGTTCCGCTGGAGGACTACGACTACGGTCCGTACAACCAGTAA
- a CDS encoding peptidoglycan-binding protein, translated as MATPLTADRFVAALRAEGVTVVEHPGWRTHNRNGHGAWGPVTGVIIHHTVSAGTANTVEMCFNGYEGLPGPLCHGVIAKDGSVHLVANGRANHAGGGDPSVLQAVITETYGDRPPTPREHQGSSGAVDGNSRFYGFECVNMGDGTDPWPPAQLDAIERVSAALCRAHGWGARSVIGHKEWSDWKDDPRGFAMPTMRERVQKRLGAAPAKNPPATPAAPRLQPFPGTSFFRKETSSPIITAMGRRLVAEGCSAYTVGPSPRWGEADRLSYAKWQHKLGFRGSDADGIPGAASWNALKVPYTK; from the coding sequence ATGGCCACTCCCCTCACCGCGGACCGGTTCGTCGCCGCGCTCCGCGCCGAAGGCGTCACCGTCGTCGAACACCCCGGCTGGCGCACCCACAACCGCAACGGTCACGGCGCCTGGGGCCCCGTGACCGGCGTGATCATCCACCACACCGTCTCCGCCGGCACCGCCAACACCGTCGAGATGTGCTTCAACGGGTACGAAGGGCTGCCCGGCCCGCTCTGCCACGGCGTCATCGCCAAGGACGGCAGCGTCCACCTCGTCGCCAACGGCCGCGCCAACCACGCCGGAGGCGGCGACCCGTCCGTCCTCCAGGCCGTGATCACCGAGACGTACGGAGACCGGCCGCCCACCCCCCGCGAGCACCAGGGCAGCTCCGGCGCCGTCGACGGCAACTCCCGCTTCTACGGCTTCGAGTGCGTCAACATGGGCGACGGCACCGACCCCTGGCCGCCCGCCCAGCTCGACGCCATCGAACGGGTCTCCGCCGCCCTGTGCCGGGCCCACGGCTGGGGCGCCCGCTCCGTCATCGGCCACAAGGAGTGGTCGGACTGGAAGGACGACCCCCGCGGCTTCGCCATGCCCACCATGCGCGAGCGGGTGCAGAAGCGGCTCGGCGCGGCCCCCGCGAAGAACCCGCCGGCCACGCCGGCCGCCCCCCGCCTCCAGCCCTTCCCGGGCACCTCGTTCTTCCGCAAGGAGACGAGCTCCCCGATCATCACCGCCATGGGCCGCCGCCTCGTCGCCGAGGGCTGCTCCGCGTACACCGTCGGCCCGAGCCCCCGCTGGGGCGAGGCCGACCGGCTCAGCTACGCCAAGTGGCAGCACAAGCTCGGCTTCCGCGGCTCCGACGCCGACGGCATCCCGGGCGCCGCGTCCTGGAACGCGCTGAAGGTCCCGTACACGAAGTGA
- a CDS encoding phage distal tail protein has product MAETTTTYAGNDLTADLAPGSLITQDGQIQWAGLLIGPGTPFNVDRTGLQGWEDLPEYDSSDADRPTSHGAWPGSRYAKPRKISGTIVLIPEFNGAAEAVRALRQSLALLDEERWLTVRLHGELLAVRARIAQRVVPADQGFATQGSSRMSIQWLASDPRRYGVNEQSASTTPPQPESGLTWPLTWPLNWGQAKSTGDAVAENTGSAATHPVIVFRGPCSMPTVTERVSKRRLRYAIDLAAGDELVVDTANGTVMLNNTASRRHTAMADSSPEELFLLEPGRTELSFRPDGATPEALMTVRWRNAEW; this is encoded by the coding sequence ATGGCCGAGACCACAACCACATACGCCGGAAACGACCTCACCGCCGACCTCGCGCCCGGCTCACTGATCACCCAGGACGGGCAGATCCAGTGGGCCGGGCTCCTCATCGGCCCCGGTACGCCGTTCAACGTCGACAGGACCGGTCTCCAGGGCTGGGAGGACCTGCCCGAGTACGACTCCTCCGACGCCGACCGGCCCACCTCGCACGGCGCCTGGCCCGGCTCCCGGTACGCCAAGCCGCGCAAGATCAGCGGCACGATCGTGCTGATACCGGAGTTCAACGGCGCGGCGGAGGCCGTCCGCGCCCTGCGCCAGTCGCTCGCCCTGCTCGACGAGGAGCGCTGGCTCACCGTCCGGCTGCACGGCGAACTCCTCGCCGTACGCGCCCGGATCGCCCAGCGCGTGGTCCCCGCGGACCAGGGCTTCGCCACCCAGGGCAGCTCGAGGATGTCGATCCAGTGGCTGGCCTCCGACCCGCGCCGCTACGGCGTCAACGAGCAGAGCGCCTCCACCACCCCGCCGCAGCCCGAGTCGGGCCTGACCTGGCCGCTGACCTGGCCGCTCAACTGGGGCCAGGCCAAGTCCACCGGCGACGCCGTCGCCGAGAACACCGGCTCCGCCGCCACACACCCGGTGATCGTCTTCCGCGGCCCCTGCTCCATGCCGACCGTCACCGAGCGGGTCTCCAAGCGCCGGCTGCGGTACGCGATCGACCTGGCCGCCGGCGACGAGCTCGTCGTCGACACCGCCAACGGCACGGTGATGCTCAACAACACCGCCTCCCGCCGCCACACCGCGATGGCCGACTCCAGCCCGGAGGAGCTGTTCCTCCTCGAACCGGGCCGTACGGAGCTGTCGTTCCGGCCCGACGGGGCCACCCCCGAGGCCCTGATGACGGTCCGCTGGCGCAACGCCGAGTGGTGA
- a CDS encoding tape-measure protein, whose translation MTPTMNSLRRGAEAAGGSLKRLKQDVQAASGGMAGFATELGAAGTSVRTLGSTASGAATSAGRIQRSKAAAGIQKLGVAAGKVRTAAGKLGPAVGAVLAILAPLLPFADTITKLMDTYGTVMEIASVAMTGVNLAMRSNPLGFILGILMPVISWLIEYAVNSETGQKIIKQVMQQALKGFQSVWKFLQPVIKLIGQAVGTYFKAYLTLFTTALRIIGSAIDGISRVRTAVTSASNALRGIASRTIGGIKNAIHPFLSFFTDKIPGFFRHAKDAVGKALHGMGELIKGALTAVLGVVKGPINGLIAFANWIIDGLNKLSFNFLGKHFGVDIDKIPMLAEGGLVFPGADSAPRIDPLTVLEQRRVPALTEAPRRPHRIAEFHEDPGAGPRSTAEDLLFLVGAHC comes from the coding sequence ATGACGCCGACGATGAACTCCCTGCGGCGGGGCGCGGAGGCTGCCGGCGGCAGCCTCAAGCGGCTCAAGCAGGACGTCCAGGCGGCGTCGGGCGGCATGGCCGGGTTCGCCACCGAACTGGGGGCCGCCGGCACCTCCGTACGCACCCTCGGGAGCACCGCGTCCGGCGCGGCGACCTCCGCCGGCCGGATCCAGCGGTCGAAGGCGGCCGCCGGCATCCAGAAGCTCGGCGTCGCGGCCGGCAAGGTCCGTACCGCCGCGGGGAAGCTCGGCCCCGCGGTCGGCGCCGTCCTGGCGATCCTGGCGCCGCTGCTCCCCTTCGCCGACACCATCACCAAGCTGATGGACACCTACGGCACGGTGATGGAGATCGCCTCCGTCGCCATGACCGGCGTCAACCTCGCCATGCGCAGCAACCCGCTCGGCTTCATCCTCGGCATCCTCATGCCGGTCATCTCCTGGCTCATCGAGTACGCGGTGAACAGCGAGACCGGCCAGAAGATCATCAAGCAGGTCATGCAGCAGGCCCTGAAGGGCTTCCAGTCCGTCTGGAAGTTCCTGCAGCCGGTCATCAAGCTCATCGGCCAGGCCGTCGGGACCTACTTCAAGGCCTACCTCACCCTGTTCACGACGGCCCTGAGGATCATCGGTTCCGCCATCGACGGCATCTCCCGGGTCCGCACCGCCGTCACCTCCGCCTCCAACGCCCTGCGCGGCATCGCCTCGCGCACGATCGGCGGCATCAAGAACGCGATCCACCCCTTCCTGTCCTTCTTCACCGACAAGATCCCCGGATTCTTCCGGCACGCCAAGGACGCCGTCGGCAAGGCCCTGCACGGCATGGGCGAGCTGATCAAGGGCGCCCTCACCGCGGTCCTCGGCGTCGTCAAGGGACCGATCAACGGCCTGATCGCCTTCGCCAACTGGATCATCGACGGGCTCAACAAGCTGAGCTTCAACTTCCTCGGCAAGCACTTCGGCGTCGACATCGACAAGATCCCGATGCTCGCCGAGGGCGGTCTCGTCTTCCCCGGCGCCGACAGCGCGCCGCGCATCGACCCGCTCACCGTCCTGGAGCAGCGGCGCGTCCCGGCCCTCACCGAGGCTCCCCGGCGGCCCCACCGCATCGCGGAGTTCCACGAGGATCCGGGCGCCGGCCCGCGGTCGACCGCCGAGGACCTGCTCTTCCTCGTCGGCGCCCACTGCTGA